Genomic window (Primulina eburnea isolate SZY01 chromosome 8, ASM2296580v1, whole genome shotgun sequence):
TAGATTTCGATTAAGGCACTGAAAGATTCTCAAAGAGCTAGCAAAACAAGGCTTCTTCTCCACTTAATCTTACAATTGATGAACATATTTCCGTAGATAATCGATCGTGGAACCGATTCCATCCATACACGCCGAGTGAAAAGCCAATTAGGGTTTAGTCATGAGATTGAGCGATTAGGGTTTAATTGAGGGCAATTGGCCAACGAAGCAGCACAAATCACCGGCGAACGGCTGGAGAAAGAGAAGGGGAAATTTTTCTTTCGGagataaaaaataacaaaataatctaTAGGAAATAGAGTTCCTTGGGCATTAGGAGGTGGTGCCACGTGGAATTTCCGTGGATAACCgtaataaaaataatgtttttatgaATTATTCTTCAATTTATAGTAATATTGGTagccaataaataaataacttagtAAAGTTCTGCcgaagataattaaattttataattatttaaaacatgaatttatatttaaaatttaaatatacgtaaatttaatttttaaatttcttttgatatatttagaATTCTAGAGTTGCTTAAAAATgatagacaaaaacttatgtgagacggtctcacgggtcgtattttgtgacacagatatcttatttgggtcatccatgaaaaattattattttttatgttaaaagtattattttttattgtgaaaatcAGTAGAGTTGATTCGTCTCACATATTCGTGAGActcaaaattataaaataatattagtaTTTGGATTATTTCGCATCACATATTTGTGAAGATTTTTAATTGGTTTTAGCCTGAATTTTGGATGGAAGAATATCTAAAACaaaatttgatattgattatctAAATACATCATATCATACTAGATTTGATGCTTTTGAATTCAATAGGATTTGAAATTTCTTCCCTTTTTAgtgttttaatataatttatttgcacatatatataattatatccaTTTAAAGTGAATAGAAAATTTTCAAACTAATGACATTTGATTGTCTGAATTTgtaaaaagattattaaatgtgAAGAACCccattattttcatttaatttttgtgattaatcaatcaaatgaaataaaatatattgcACGCATATCTCAAAGGATATAAGCTTTATTGAAAAAAGTTAATGtatcgaatatgattcagatacaTTCCACAACACACAAATATCAATCCAGGCTTCAGGATTGTTTGTATCCAATAAAAACTAAAAAGAACATTGGCCAAAAGACCAAGAACTCTGCAGATTGATTATTCCTAGCTTAATTTGTTGCTTATCAATCCCTCTAACGAACCAATGAAAGATAGAACAGTGAAAAGCAAGCAGAATATCTTGAAAACTTGAAGAAAAATCCACACTCCTGTCCAGGCTCCTATCTTATTCTGCGCGAGATACATCTGGACGGGGAAATATATAGCCAAAGGCCAAAAATTCAAGGCCCCAAGAACTCCCAAAACTTGATTGAAGTAAGGAAAGAGTAAAGCAAGTCCAGTCGTAGATGCAACGTAGACAGTTCTAAAGCACAGCCGCAGAAGATTTAACTTGAAAGTGGGAAGTAGTGGGAGTTTTATGCTGTACTCATTGTTCACAAATCCATTTCTTAGATATTTCCTTGCTATCCATCTTTCGAACACCGCAAACAATGGCTGGCTGAATATCTATTGGAAAGTAAAGGTAGAAGATACCAGGATCCAAGATGATGAAGAACGTGCAAAAAAGATAAATATTCAAGAGTTAATTAATTTCACATTAAAAAACTTGCAGAAAGTCATCTGACAGATGAGGTTCAAttgcaaaatatttttggaGTTCAGATTTAGTATATCATCAAGTGATCTGATCCAACTGGATGAGACAATAAGCATATATAGGGTACTTGAGAATTTTCTTTATGACAGAAACCTCCTAAAATCAGCCAGGGAACTTGTAATGCAGGGTGACATTTTCTTTTTGTGTTTGTTTTATTATACGGAAAATATCAATCCAAACAAGAATGtattcaaatatttcaaacttcAAGTAGCAATATGCCTGATGCATTGAGCAAGTGGGATCTACCTGATACCCTCCCACGAGATGAAGAACAATGCACGCATTAGCAAAGTCAACGAGCCAGTAGGGTTCGTAAAATCCAAATCCTGTCAACAGATTCCCAGGAGCTTGATTTCCAAATGCAGCATATCCAAAACAACCGCAGCAGATAAAGAAGAAACTGGTTATCAGTATAGCTATAGTTGATGCCTTCTTCATTGTCTTGTTCTCCGGTGGAGGTGTTCTAAGAGTATCCTTCATTTTCAAGTTTATTATCAATTGTCAAATTCCATAGATGGACAATAAAAAACACATGAAATCATTTTACAAGTTTATATGGCAAGGATCGTTTCCTACTTCAATTTCCAATAGAATTATGTTGTAGGTAAAGGCAAAAGCAATGTCTCCAACTGCCTGTGATGAGAGCCATACTTTTTGAGCCACATTATCCGTGGGTACTCCAACAAGGTCACCTCTTATCTCTCCATCTCCTGCATCGGCCAATAGTTATCTACCTCGCTGCAAGATAAAGAGGATCTACCAATGGtaatcaaatatcatttgatacTAGTCATTTAGGCAAACTTAATACATTGCATAAccattatatttaatatttacgcattttgatcaatttttaattagttatatttaaaagatttgatactGATATAAATGTTGTAAAAGACACAAAATTAAATTAACTGCTCAAAGTAACCAATTTCGCATTCAaacattaataaaatttatctGCATGGAAATAACCAAAACAGATGAGAATAATTTgagataaaaattaaaattttcttttaaacataAGTAAACTGAAGTCCTAATTGGCTAAAAACATCACATATAAGGGTGTTTTTggaacataaaaatataaaaaacgaTGATAATTATTATGAAGTCCTCCAGACTCCAATAATATGTAAAGACTTTAGTGAGAAATCACACTGAGCAggaaaa
Coding sequences:
- the LOC140838531 gene encoding probable amino acid permease 7, translating into MVEVDGEDDHTTPLLTYAPSSSSSSDSHNSIKRTGTVWTAIAHIITGVIGSGVLSLAWSVAQLGWIAGPVCMVVFGVITIISSNLLCDCYRYPDPVLGHIRNKSYAEAVRSYLGEKSMWVAGIFLQESYYGYGIAYTITSAISMRAILKSNCFHKEGHDAPCDYGDSLYILLFGAVQVVFSQIPDFHNMEWLSIIAAFMSFAYTFIGLALGLAKVVGDGEIRGDLVGVPTDNVAQKVWLSSQAVGDIAFAFTYNIILLEIEDTLRTPPPENKTMKKASTIAILITSFFFICCGCFGYAAFGNQAPGNLLTGFGFYEPYWLVDFANACIVLHLVGGYQIFSQPLFAVFERWIARKYLRNGFVNNEYSIKLPLLPTFKLNLLRLCFRTVYVASTTGLALLFPYFNQVLGVLGALNFWPLAIYFPVQMYLAQNKIGAWTGVWIFLQVFKIFCLLFTVLSFIGSLEGLISNKLS